The Setaria viridis chromosome 9, Setaria_viridis_v4.0, whole genome shotgun sequence sequence CAAGAGGCCTATAAAGTGCTATCTGACAAACAAAGAAGAGCACAGTATGACCAAAAGATATTGCCACACCTGACGCCCCAGCCAAGAAAAACTAGTGCTTCTCCAGGTGTTGCCAGAAAGTTCTACAATTTTGCAGCCAATAATGCTGCTGCTTCTACTGCAGGATCAACCAACCAAAtggcaggagcagcagcatgTACAGTCCGGCAGGTTCAGCCTCAGCCCACACACCATAAGCGGGCGCCAGTTCAATCACCAGGAAAGGACCTTGTTACATTCTGGACTTCCTGCAACAGATGCTACATGCAATACGAGTACTACAGGCAATATCTGAATCTCAACCTCCGCTGCGCTGGATGCAATCAGGCGTTCCTAGCAACAGAGATAGTGATTCCAGCAACTGAGCGTGCAAAGACGACATCTGTTGGAACTActaagaagatgaagaaaactATGGCTGAAGATCCTGCAGTTGGTTCATCATCCTCCGCATAACCACCCAAGACACGTAGAGAGTTTGTTCGATGCAGATGAAACAGGTACAAGCTATTTTGTTAGAGAAAGGAAAGATTGCTGTGGTAAGAAGGCTCAATGAGATAAGAAACATGTACGGGAACAACATGGGCTAGACCCAGCTTCGCTTTCCAAAGTTCTTCAGCAGGTTATAGAAACATCGGACTATAATCATGCATGTGAACGCGTGTATTTTATTCCAGTATTAAACTTTTATGTGACTTTAAATGGATATATGATGCAATATGCTGTACTGTAGTTTCTCAGCGATAGCTTTTAATTAAAGTGTTCATTAGGATCTGCGTTAATTTGATATCTGTTTTCATCTCAGTAGACTTAAAACTTAATTGCCTCCGAGATAATGGAACTGCTAATCTATGTTGAGAATTCCCTCCTATTTTTTTCACGTGTGTATTTTAACGTTTGCAATATAACTAAATACGACACAACACCTGCTCATTAATAAGTGCCGAAGAAATATAGGAACGGTTACTATGCTATTTTTCTTAGGCCCGGTTTGTTTTAGCTTGTGGATTGTCGTAGCAACTTGCGAGCTAATAAATAGAGCCTAATCACAATACCTAGCTTTGTTGTCCGCTCCTGTCCTGACTCCTGAAGGCTTTAACCAGAGAGGTGATATATATGTGGTGTGGAAGGCATGCAGTAATCAAAGTGCAGTTAACTTTGAGTCAGTAACTTGAGCCGTCAGGCCTAACTGTTAGTGACTAACCTAGTCTTTCGCCTGTGCATGGCTCCCCTGTGCCACTtgccgcccgcccgcgctgGCCCGAGCTCGCCCACCCGCACGCCGCACACTAGGGCCTTTTTGGCCGCTGCCTACATGCGCCCGCCCCAACAGCTAGCGGCGGCGCTTATGGTGCGGCGGACGAAACGTTCGCCCCACTTTCGGCGTGCTGCGCCCAAATTGAACTAGCCAGCCATGGCGTTCATGCTGTGCGCCTAAGCTGCGCGGAGCGCCAGCCAGAGGACACTGCAGCACGTCGTATTTGCGGCGCGGCAAGTTGTGGCACGCGTTGGTTACCAACCAAACGCGCCTATAGTGCGCTGCCCAACGGAGCTCGCTCTCAGCGTCTGCCGCTTTCCGCTGGCTGTTGTCGGATACGTGTGGCCATAGAGAGAGGGGGCAGCCACAAATTTCGGTTGTCCCTAGCGCCATATATTGATGGAAATATCTATTTAAATGTTGATAGATGTTTAGAATAAAATATGTCAAACTTTATAGTGTTGCGGATGTTGTTCTGTGATGTTGCAGGTGTTATATCCTCCATTGCATGTTTCATATGGCTGGAACATGAAGTATTATGTAACATGCAAGAATAGTGTTTGAAACATCATAAATTAGCATTTGGAATATAAGAAAAAATTTATATTCCCTCCTATAAAGTTAGGAAACAATTTTAAACATAACATAATAATGTTTACGACATTATctgcaacataaaaaatttaACAAATTTCTCTTAAAAATCAGTCAACATATAAATAGCAAATCTGTATATTGAAATGATATGTGCTGGCTGGTAGTTTGTGCGGGAGACCTTAACCACTCATCAGCACAAATAATTTTCATCTTTTATTAAATATCAAATACTTGAGTGTAATTAGTAAATTTCTTCGaaaattcttgaaactcctacacGATAATACACACACATAGtctattacatgtaaaaatTATATTGGGATATATAAGATAAATGTTTTTGGCAAGTTACTTCACAAGCTTCAAAATTTGCCTTTAGTTATATCAAAACACTAATGTATCCATTTGTAAACAATATATAGTCTAATTCTTCTGAAATGTATTAAAATTATTACATTAAGTTTTTGTGCTCATAAAATGATTCCATGCTAGTTTATAGAATTTTTAGaacatttttttacataatATTAAATTTTGTTTTCACCAAAAGTTTTAATAAAGTGATAATTATACCTAATAAACATGTGAATCTTTTATGTACTTTCATGATTTGAGGTAAAATGGAACATGGTTCCTTAGCGTCATTTTTCTACAAAATTTGAAGCTTATCTGCGCTGGTGGTATGGTAATAAAAGGACCAGACCCCGGAGTCTTGTGCTGCTGGGCAGCAAGAGGCCTGCTAGTTCTAAAAAAGCCAAGTGCCAAGTATAAATCATTTTTGGCATAGTGGAGGGACTCACGCTCAACAACCAACTCCACCAAATTGATTAGAGAGAGGCTGAATACCGGAACCTCAATCAAGTGGCATGACAATCACCTAGGACAGCATCAAGGCCCTCGCCCACAGCTTGTGCAACGTCAGTTTCCCTACCAACGAGTTCAGCCATGTACTAAACCTGTCCTGCAGCTTCAGTCTCAACTAGTcaaaattgcaggtcgttttggcttttctagttcataaatattattatacatctagacctACACTATATgtttaggtgcataacaaaaactatggacttagaaaagtcaaaatgacctacaatttgggacggagggactATATTTTACTCTCCTCAGCTCCAAGAGCCACCAGGACGAGCAGCACGCTGGGAATGATGTCGCTCATGCCATGGTCAGCAAGGGCATTTCCTATCATCTGGTAGTTGAGATTCATGCATAATATCCCAATTTTTATGCTCATTTAAAAGTCCACTAGAAATTTGAATCTTTTCAAACTTCCAACAAAACCCAAgctattgaaaaaaataaacaataagCATGAAATCTCACATGTGTTGCATATATCTTCTCTACACCGGCCATAGATCTAACTAAATCCTTTTTTAAGGAATTACGGCGGGCAAAAAGCCAACCTGAACAATTATATAATACACAAGGTTTTTGCTATAAGATAAACAGCGGCAAGTGCAGCACAACAAAGACTATGACACAAGAGGGCGACCAGAAACCCAAACAAACGGCGCAGAAGAAAAGAACAGCAAGAGGGAGATCATGATAAACAAGACTCCATCCTGAAGAAGCGAGCCTACTTGCAACCATTTTGCCAAACAGCTGACGATTGCTTCTGAGCCATCCcctcccccccccaccccacacaCACACTCTGAGAAGCTTAGGCCAATGCATTTCCAATCATCCATCATCCATGTGCCGCACTGTTGTCACCCTTCCAACATCTAACGAGGGGAGGAATCTACAAAGGATGAAGGGACCGCCCAAGGAGGGGGACCAGAGGTTGCTGGAAATAATGATGATCTCCCTTGAAGCTGAAGGCAACACCGTTCACAGCGCATCCGGGCTCCACTTGCCACCATCTGACGCCCTTCAAGGGGAGGAACCCAAGAAGGGGGAATGTTGACAatcatggagagagagagagagagagagagagagtcatCCCGGCATTTGATTTGATGACACCATCAACAAGGAGCACGACAACAAAGCAGAGGCACCAGCAGTGGTCTCACCAGACCACAGAAGCTGCCAACAACAGGAAAACAAGTTGTCAACCTGCAGGAACAAGAGCACGAAGAAGACACCCAAATCTCCCAATAACATGGAGATCGCGAGTGAGGCTGGATGCAGATGATGATGAACACCATGATGATCGTGCGAAGGTGAGATGCCTCCCACGCGCCGAGCACAGAGCTTTCGTTGCACAGAATAGGGGCTGCGTTTGAGGCGAGCCATGCGAAGGCTGGTCACCCCACGCAACGAGCATGGACCTTTCGCTACACAGGAGCTGTTGCTGCATCCAAGTCGCCACTAAAAAGCGCCATAGAGAACGCAATAGCCATGGCAACCATTGCACCTCCACCGACTACTTGAGCTCAAATTGACTCCATGAGTGATTGGGAGTCTCGCCCATCCTAGAGGCAGTGGTGCACCGAACTGCACCCGCGAAAGGCACACGCGCCAATGGTCACTGCACCGGCCACATTAGGCACCATGCAGCACTCCAAGCGCAAGCTGCTCAGCAAGAAAGAGGCCGGAGCTGGGCCACATGTGGTCGGATCTGACAATGGTTGGTAGGATAGAGTTGAGTAGACACCAATTCCATGAATGGACACCCAGATctaagagaggaggaagaaagggttgGCACAAATGGTCACAGTGCACCCCAGCCCAGCCATGCCACCACTAAGAAGATCCATACATGGGAACCCCGGATTTGGCGACCCGAGGACGAGCGTCATCGGACAGCCACTGGCATGGCCGTTCCCATAGCTGTGCACCGGGAGCAtaaaggaggaagaggaaacgGAAGGGAGGGAAAGGGCGAACGTCCACCGGCCAGCGGTGGCGGCTGTCGATTTGCATGGGCGGGATGTGGTTTGGTGGCTGGTGTGGAGCCCCTCCCGTTGCCTCGAGGGAGACGATGAGGGGGTTACGTGGAGCTCTCCCCCACTCCCTGTTTTGTGTTTGTGTAGAATCCTTTTTTAATTTGAATATAATAATCCTTGCCTCAGCTTCCGCAGAATCCCACCTAGGAGCAACCTCTCTCATTGGGCAGCGGGTAGGGCACCATAGCCTTGTCCACACGTCCCTATGACCAGCCTCTCTCATTGGACAGTGGGCACCATAGCCTTGTCCACGCATCTGTTGTCTCAAGGCGATGGGCTTCTGCCCCGGTGGGCAATGGGCACCGGTTCCGCTTTCTAAATTCTAACTCGTTCAAATAAGTTTTGAACAAATAGATCAccttatttttatataaaagttTAAAATATATAATCTAATACACACAAATAAGTTATCCTAAAAATACTTTGTTGGGAAATatgagaaaaaaggaaaaggggaaggaaaatATTTGGCTGGTTCGGACCATGCCTAGTTATTATTAATCAAAAGTGGGGCTTGCTAACCAGCGCACGCCAGGGAGCCATCTAGCCATCGATTTCatttttggaaaattttaaTTCCTGCaattttctatttttgaaaAGTTATAACTTGTACACATAACTTCGATGCATAATTTTTTACtatcaattttttttgagattttAGCACAACTTTGATGCATGCAAAACTTATGCATACAATTTCTAAAAGGGTAActttgcatttttatttttagaaagttGTAACTTATACACCCGATTCATGCGCATAATCTTTTCCTAATAACAACTTCCGTGATAAAATTTGAAACACACATGATATACACAATTTATACATGTAATGTTAGTCGTCATAACTTTTACATGAATCTTGTCAAGCAACTTATGCATATAATTTATATGCATAATGATATTTACTTGAGTACAAATagtattaaataaataattGAAAGCGACAAAatgagaaagagaaagaaaaaatataggATACAGGCGGGTGAGCATAGCGCTGTAGTCTGCACGGGGCACCAGTAGTCGCTCGTGGGCGTGGACAcccccttcccccccccccacccccccacccacacacacacaccccagcCGCTCGCTGCTACTGTCACGCGCCAGGAAGCACATTGGCGCGCGGGGACAAATCATCTTTGCCATCGGAAGTGGGGCATGTGCACAATAAGGTTCTATGTAAGGAAGCTTATTGGAAGGAGCACCCGCATCGAGCGTTGGAGGCTCGAGTACTCCAAGCACAAAATCGGAATTCTAGTCCATCTCCCTGCACTAGACCTGAGCATTTTTCTGGCCGGGCCGGTCCAAAAAAATCATGGTTCATTTCGGGCCAAAATTTTTTGCCCACAACCGTCCATGGACGTCACCGGGCCAATTTTTCAAGCCGGTCTCGAGCTGGACACAggtttcccattcttttttaattgaaaatttgaaaaataaattaaataaattgTCTGGATGGGCTCGTACTAGCACGAAATT is a genomic window containing:
- the LOC117835673 gene encoding uncharacterized protein yields the protein MDGAEMNVERMEDKGIYFFGLDMECNKDEAVRAKDIAEKKYASMDFEGAKRFALKAQALFPTLEGITQMITTFSIYLASMVKIAGEKDWYSILSVPMSVDDQALKKQYREMLLQTHPDKNKSVGADGAFHLVQEAYKVLSDKQRRAQYDQKILPHLTPQPRKTSASPGVARKFYNFAANNAAASTAGSTNQMAGAAACTVRQVQPQPTHHKRAPVQSPGKDLVTFWTSCNRCYMQYEYYRQYLNLNLRCAGCNQAFLATEIVIPATERAKTTSVGTTKKMKKTMAEDPAVGSSSSA